Proteins encoded together in one Cicer arietinum cultivar CDC Frontier isolate Library 1 chromosome 4, Cicar.CDCFrontier_v2.0, whole genome shotgun sequence window:
- the LOC101508231 gene encoding rust resistance kinase Lr10-like isoform X2, translated as MKKYKMIYYHSSLLKRIVLAALLMPLLMNHANAQNDPSTTCPFKLNCTDNMKFLELPTHPIPLKLIIDISYEMQMVWLSDPGKCLPQLLLHHNISSFFPFISETFQYNVTFFNCSSVAHLINNFDYYPDGTQDMITCPIYVADSEYESVIEFEFVYCIKLFDSVSLFDAYSIRYNSITFNWSGTNFDTRCLECEHKSKKKIEFITLSSIGGIVGSTLLVIAIGAIVRIYHYFKMKGEDHERIENFLKDYKALKPTRFSYADIKRITHNFKEKLGEGAHGAVYKDGFYRALVYDFFPNGSLQKFISPQSNKDSFLGWDKLQQIAIGIANGIEYLHQGCEQRILHFDINPHNILIDDSFNPKITDFGLAKMCSKNQSMVSMTAAKGTLGYMAPEVFSRNFGNVSYKSDIYSYGMLLLEIVGGRKNTSTKTTTSEENFQVLYPDWIHTLLEGGDIHIPIDEDGDFRIAKKLAIVGLWCIQWQPIHRPSMKIVLQMLQGDQAKLKVPSNPFGPTTSTNTSSNIVMNLELEVIQEID; from the exons atgaaaaaatacaaaatgattTACTATCATAGTTCTTTGTTGAAGAGGATAGTGTTAGCAGCATTGTTAATGCCACTGCTTATGAATCATGCGAATGCCCAAAATGACCCGTCCACTACATGTCCTTTCAAACTCAATTGTACAGATAACATGAAGTTTCTTGAACTTCCTACTCATCCAATCCCTCTAAAGCTCATTATTGACATTTCTTATGAAATGCAAATGGTATGGCTATCTGATCCCGGAAAATGTTTACCGCAACTCTTACTTCACCACAACATTTCAtcattttttccttttatttccGAAACTTTCCAGTATAACGTTACTTTCTTCAATTGTTCTTCAGTAGCACATCTCATAAATAACTTCGACTATTATCCCGATGGTACGCAGGATATGATAACTTGTCCAATTTATGTCGCTGATTCGGAATATGAAAGTgtaattgaatttgaatttgtataCTGCATCAAATTATTTGATAGCGTTTCTTTATTCGACGCGTATAGTATTCGATACAACAGTATCACGTTCAATTGGTCTGGAACAAATTTTGACACAAGATGCTTGGAAtgtgaacacaaatcaaagaaGAAGATTGAATTCATTACTTTATCCTCTATAG GTGGAATCGTCGGTTCAACTTTGCTAGTGATTGCAATCGGTGCCATTGTTCGAATTTATCACTATTTCAAGATGAAAGGTGAAGATCATGAAAGAATCGAAAACTTTTTGAAGGATTACAAAGCTTTAAAGCCAACTAGATTCTCTTATGCAGACATAAAGAGAATCACACATAACTTTAAGGAGAAATTAGGCGAAGGAGCTCATGGAGCAGTTTACAAAG ATGGATTTTACCGTGCTTTAGTGTATGACTTTTTCCCAAATGGTTCATTGCAaaaattcatttctccacaaagcAACAAAGATAGTTTTCTTGGATGGGATAAGTTACAACAAATTGCTATCGGTATAGCCAATGGTATTGAGTATCTTCATCAAGGTTGTGAACAAAGAATTCTTCACTTTgacatcaatcctcataatattttaatagatGATAGTTTCAATCCAAAAATTACAGACTTTGGTTTGGCTAAGATGTGCTCCAAAAATCAAAGTATGGTATCTATGACTGCGGCTAAGGGAACATTAGGATACATGGCACCTGAAGTTTTTTCTAGAAACTTTGGAAATGTATCTTATAAGTCTGATATATATAGTTATGGTATGTTATTGTTGGAAATTGTTGGAGGAAGAAAGAATACATCTACTAAGACAACCACAAGTGAAGAAAATTTCCAAGTTCTATATCCAGATTGGATCCACACATTGCTTGAAGGAGGAGACATACATATCCCTATAGATGAAGATGGAGATTTTAGAATTGCAAAGAAATTGGCAATAGTGGGACTTTGGTGCATCCAGTGGCAACCTATACACCGTCCTTCCATGAAGATTGTATTGCAAATGCTGCAAGGAGATCAAGCCAAGTTAAAAGTTCCTTCCAATCCTTTTGGACCTACAACTTCAACAAATACATCTTCTAATATTGTTATGAACTTGGAGTTGGAAGTGATTCAAGAAatagattaa
- the LOC101508231 gene encoding rust resistance kinase Lr10-like isoform X1: MKKYKMIYYHSSLLKRIVLAALLMPLLMNHANAQNDPSTTCPFKLNCTDNMKFLELPTHPIPLKLIIDISYEMQMVWLSDPGKCLPQLLLHHNISSFFPFISETFQYNVTFFNCSSVAHLINNFDYYPDGTQDMITCPIYVADSEYESVIEFEFVYCIKLFDSVSLFDAYSIRYNSITFNWSGTNFDTRCLECEHKSKKKIEFITLSSIGGIVGSTLLVIAIGAIVRIYHYFKMKGEDHERIENFLKDYKALKPTRFSYADIKRITHNFKEKLGEGAHGAVYKGNLSNQIMVAVKMLNNTEGDGKEVIKTMGKIHHLNVVRLLGFCADGFYRALVYDFFPNGSLQKFISPQSNKDSFLGWDKLQQIAIGIANGIEYLHQGCEQRILHFDINPHNILIDDSFNPKITDFGLAKMCSKNQSMVSMTAAKGTLGYMAPEVFSRNFGNVSYKSDIYSYGMLLLEIVGGRKNTSTKTTTSEENFQVLYPDWIHTLLEGGDIHIPIDEDGDFRIAKKLAIVGLWCIQWQPIHRPSMKIVLQMLQGDQAKLKVPSNPFGPTTSTNTSSNIVMNLELEVIQEID; encoded by the exons atgaaaaaatacaaaatgattTACTATCATAGTTCTTTGTTGAAGAGGATAGTGTTAGCAGCATTGTTAATGCCACTGCTTATGAATCATGCGAATGCCCAAAATGACCCGTCCACTACATGTCCTTTCAAACTCAATTGTACAGATAACATGAAGTTTCTTGAACTTCCTACTCATCCAATCCCTCTAAAGCTCATTATTGACATTTCTTATGAAATGCAAATGGTATGGCTATCTGATCCCGGAAAATGTTTACCGCAACTCTTACTTCACCACAACATTTCAtcattttttccttttatttccGAAACTTTCCAGTATAACGTTACTTTCTTCAATTGTTCTTCAGTAGCACATCTCATAAATAACTTCGACTATTATCCCGATGGTACGCAGGATATGATAACTTGTCCAATTTATGTCGCTGATTCGGAATATGAAAGTgtaattgaatttgaatttgtataCTGCATCAAATTATTTGATAGCGTTTCTTTATTCGACGCGTATAGTATTCGATACAACAGTATCACGTTCAATTGGTCTGGAACAAATTTTGACACAAGATGCTTGGAAtgtgaacacaaatcaaagaaGAAGATTGAATTCATTACTTTATCCTCTATAG GTGGAATCGTCGGTTCAACTTTGCTAGTGATTGCAATCGGTGCCATTGTTCGAATTTATCACTATTTCAAGATGAAAGGTGAAGATCATGAAAGAATCGAAAACTTTTTGAAGGATTACAAAGCTTTAAAGCCAACTAGATTCTCTTATGCAGACATAAAGAGAATCACACATAACTTTAAGGAGAAATTAGGCGAAGGAGCTCATGGAGCAGTTTACAAAGGTAACTTATCTAACCAAATTATGGTTGCTGTTAAGATGCTCAATAATACAGAGGGAGATGGGAAAGAGGTCATAAAAACTATGGGCAAAATCCATCATCTCAATGTTGTTCGCTTGCTTGGATTTTGTGCAGATGGATTTTACCGTGCTTTAGTGTATGACTTTTTCCCAAATGGTTCATTGCAaaaattcatttctccacaaagcAACAAAGATAGTTTTCTTGGATGGGATAAGTTACAACAAATTGCTATCGGTATAGCCAATGGTATTGAGTATCTTCATCAAGGTTGTGAACAAAGAATTCTTCACTTTgacatcaatcctcataatattttaatagatGATAGTTTCAATCCAAAAATTACAGACTTTGGTTTGGCTAAGATGTGCTCCAAAAATCAAAGTATGGTATCTATGACTGCGGCTAAGGGAACATTAGGATACATGGCACCTGAAGTTTTTTCTAGAAACTTTGGAAATGTATCTTATAAGTCTGATATATATAGTTATGGTATGTTATTGTTGGAAATTGTTGGAGGAAGAAAGAATACATCTACTAAGACAACCACAAGTGAAGAAAATTTCCAAGTTCTATATCCAGATTGGATCCACACATTGCTTGAAGGAGGAGACATACATATCCCTATAGATGAAGATGGAGATTTTAGAATTGCAAAGAAATTGGCAATAGTGGGACTTTGGTGCATCCAGTGGCAACCTATACACCGTCCTTCCATGAAGATTGTATTGCAAATGCTGCAAGGAGATCAAGCCAAGTTAAAAGTTCCTTCCAATCCTTTTGGACCTACAACTTCAACAAATACATCTTCTAATATTGTTATGAACTTGGAGTTGGAAGTGATTCAAGAAatagattaa